The following coding sequences lie in one Streptomyces xiamenensis genomic window:
- a CDS encoding class I SAM-dependent methyltransferase — protein MTIDEANGVFDGEMGKWYAEHATDSIYNAHYDRPAVLDLIGPCERQRILDVGCGAGHYMTELGARGAEVTGIEGSAELISSARDRLGEAARLRQHDLETPLDFLDEASFDGALMALVFHHVEARHTLLDELLRVVRPGGWLVMSTFHPTRYWELFGGSYFTAEKVEADFLDRWTAPVWRMPLEVLMTELLDAGFILEQLREPRPTPRAAEISERHFRKLSTEPKFLALRLRRP, from the coding sequence GTGACCATCGACGAAGCCAACGGCGTATTCGACGGAGAAATGGGAAAGTGGTACGCCGAGCACGCGACGGACAGCATTTACAACGCCCACTACGATCGCCCCGCGGTGCTGGATCTCATCGGGCCGTGCGAGAGGCAGCGCATTCTCGACGTCGGCTGCGGCGCCGGACACTACATGACGGAACTCGGCGCCCGTGGCGCCGAGGTGACCGGTATCGAGGGGAGTGCGGAACTGATCTCCAGCGCCCGGGACCGGCTGGGTGAGGCGGCGCGGCTCCGGCAGCACGATCTCGAGACGCCCCTCGATTTCCTCGACGAGGCGTCGTTCGACGGAGCGCTGATGGCCCTGGTCTTCCACCACGTCGAGGCGCGCCACACACTCCTGGACGAGTTGCTGCGGGTGGTGAGGCCGGGCGGGTGGCTCGTCATGTCGACTTTCCACCCCACCCGGTACTGGGAGCTGTTCGGTGGATCCTATTTCACCGCGGAGAAGGTCGAGGCCGACTTCCTCGACCGCTGGACGGCCCCGGTGTGGCGCATGCCACTGGAGGTCCTGATGACCGAACTTCTGGACGCGGGCTTCATCCTGGAACAACTCCGGGAGCCCCGGCCGACGCCACGGGCGGCGGAGATCAGCGAGCGTCACTTCCGCAAGCTTTCGACGGAGCCCAAGTTCCTGGCCCTTCGACTGCGCCGCCCCTGA
- a CDS encoding ABC transporter substrate-binding protein → MTASTRGPSGRRQFLTGGLALGWVALAAGPLAACAAVEPGSPSQDPGTAGFGIASQRLAWVKNTQFAGSFLADRNGYYKEEGFNGSELISGGPTAPPIESDVLSGTFAGVSQIAGAGAAIAEGAPLKIIGAVYQRNASCVMSMGDRPIRTPQDLYGKTIGCSSSSEPLWRLFLAALGLDESRITTVPVQGDPIGMTEGEIDGYLGYTNNQPIELRNRGFEIEEMLLADAGFPLVGQTYVTTQENIGRNREKVKAFLRAEIRGWKDVLADPELAARVTVEEYGRDLGLDPGITLTACRTGNELILDGDPAQHILALSEETAATNVRAARAGGLDLSVEELFDLGPIREVYEEDPALALNA, encoded by the coding sequence ATGACCGCATCCACCCGCGGACCGTCCGGTCGGCGCCAATTCCTGACCGGCGGCCTCGCTCTGGGCTGGGTCGCCCTGGCCGCGGGCCCGCTGGCCGCCTGCGCCGCGGTGGAACCCGGCAGTCCCTCCCAGGATCCGGGCACGGCCGGCTTCGGCATCGCCTCCCAGCGCCTGGCCTGGGTGAAGAACACGCAGTTCGCCGGAAGCTTCCTGGCGGACCGGAACGGCTACTACAAGGAGGAGGGCTTCAATGGCAGCGAGCTCATCTCGGGTGGGCCGACCGCACCGCCGATCGAATCCGATGTCCTGAGCGGCACCTTCGCCGGCGTGTCCCAGATAGCGGGGGCGGGCGCCGCGATCGCCGAGGGCGCCCCTTTGAAGATCATCGGTGCCGTCTACCAACGCAACGCGAGCTGCGTCATGTCCATGGGCGACCGCCCGATCCGCACCCCGCAGGATCTCTACGGCAAGACCATCGGCTGCTCCTCGTCCAGTGAGCCGCTGTGGCGGCTGTTCCTCGCGGCGCTCGGCCTGGACGAGTCCCGGATCACCACGGTGCCCGTGCAGGGTGACCCCATCGGCATGACCGAGGGCGAGATCGACGGCTACCTCGGCTACACCAACAACCAGCCCATCGAGCTGCGCAACCGCGGCTTCGAGATCGAGGAGATGCTGCTGGCCGACGCCGGCTTCCCCCTGGTCGGCCAGACCTACGTCACCACGCAGGAGAACATCGGCCGGAACCGCGAGAAGGTCAAGGCGTTCCTCCGCGCCGAGATCCGCGGCTGGAAGGACGTGCTGGCCGATCCGGAGCTGGCGGCCCGGGTCACCGTGGAGGAGTACGGCCGGGATCTCGGCCTCGACCCCGGCATCACCCTGACCGCCTGCCGGACCGGCAACGAGCTGATCCTCGACGGCGATCCCGCCCAGCACATCCTCGCGCTCTCGGAGGAGACCGCCGCCACCAATGTCCGCGCCGCCCGCGCGGGCGGCCTCGACCTCAGCGTCGAGGAACTGTTCGACCTCGGCCCCATCAGGGAGGTCTACGAAGAGGACCCCGCCCTGGCCCTGAACGCCTGA
- a CDS encoding allophanate hydrolase-related protein, with protein MHDTVTMFVNGQAMSGGELNDALTGARFLGPIRTAPRYRFYSFHDRFPGLLPTREGGWPVPGEIYEITYRDLREKLLPREPAELELSAIQLEDGRGSLSMVCRRPPATGPGIHEITAPGGWRAHLASSAPREA; from the coding sequence ATGCACGACACCGTCACCATGTTCGTCAACGGGCAGGCCATGAGCGGCGGCGAGCTCAACGACGCCCTCACCGGTGCCCGTTTCCTCGGCCCCATCCGCACCGCGCCGCGCTACCGCTTCTACTCCTTCCACGACCGCTTCCCCGGCCTTCTGCCGACTCGGGAAGGCGGGTGGCCGGTCCCCGGCGAGATCTACGAGATCACCTACCGCGACCTGCGCGAGAAACTGCTGCCCCGGGAACCGGCGGAGCTGGAACTCTCCGCCATCCAACTGGAGGACGGCCGCGGCTCGCTCAGCATGGTCTGCCGTCGGCCCCCGGCCACCGGACCCGGAATCCACGAGATCACCGCTCCCGGCGGCTGGCGCGCCCACCTCGCGTCTTCCGCCCCGCGAGAGGCCTGA
- a CDS encoding NUDIX hydrolase has protein sequence MAAEYRDGRRILRRTAARVVLIDPDSRTLLVQGCNPHNRAAGSWWFPLGGGCEAEETLEQAARRELYEEAGIRDVELGPLIWTRSVEHPYMKDQYLYQEEFYFVGHTASPDFGRVAWTAEERQQLLDMRWWSAEELRETQETILPPALPALLPRLISGAYPDHPIALDR, from the coding sequence ATGGCGGCTGAATACAGGGACGGACGTAGGATTCTGCGGCGCACGGCGGCCCGGGTGGTGCTGATCGACCCGGATTCCCGCACACTGCTGGTCCAGGGATGCAATCCGCACAACCGGGCCGCCGGCAGCTGGTGGTTTCCGCTGGGGGGCGGCTGTGAGGCGGAGGAGACTCTGGAGCAGGCCGCCCGGCGGGAACTGTACGAGGAAGCCGGCATCAGGGACGTCGAGCTGGGCCCCCTGATCTGGACCCGGTCCGTCGAGCATCCCTACATGAAGGACCAGTACCTGTACCAGGAGGAGTTCTACTTCGTGGGGCACACCGCGTCCCCGGACTTCGGGCGGGTGGCCTGGACCGCGGAGGAACGGCAGCAACTGTTGGACATGCGCTGGTGGAGCGCCGAGGAACTGCGGGAGACGCAGGAGACCATCCTGCCCCCGGCACTTCCCGCTCTCCTTCCGCGACTCATCAGCGGGGCATACCCCGACCACCCGATCGCCCTGGACCGATAG
- a CDS encoding ABC transporter permease yields MSTAPALRTAGTALVLLAWQAAGVTGVMGPAIVPPTQIVSGMLSDGAAFYGAHIPITLQSAAAGYLWGNLIAIACAATVIAVPWLEKVILHVGIASACVPLIAVAPILAAMFSGPGTSAIMAGLSVFFTTLVSTVNGLRQADRTSEDVVRAYGGGRYLVLRKVQSPAALPGILTALRIAVPAALLGTVIGEFMGQERGLGAALVVAQQSSDVERTWGITLVCATVALIGFLGVGLVERLATPWAVQAREAP; encoded by the coding sequence GTGAGCACGGCACCGGCGCTGCGCACGGCCGGCACCGCACTGGTTCTCCTCGCCTGGCAGGCCGCCGGGGTGACGGGCGTCATGGGGCCGGCGATCGTGCCGCCCACGCAGATCGTCTCCGGCATGCTGTCCGACGGCGCCGCCTTCTACGGTGCGCACATCCCCATCACGCTCCAGTCCGCGGCGGCCGGCTATCTGTGGGGCAATCTGATCGCCATCGCCTGCGCCGCGACGGTCATCGCCGTCCCCTGGCTGGAGAAGGTCATCCTGCACGTGGGGATCGCCTCGGCCTGCGTCCCGCTGATCGCCGTGGCACCCATCCTGGCCGCGATGTTCAGCGGTCCGGGGACCTCGGCGATCATGGCGGGGCTGTCGGTCTTCTTCACCACGCTGGTCAGCACCGTCAACGGTCTCCGGCAGGCGGACCGCACCAGCGAGGACGTGGTGCGGGCCTACGGAGGCGGGCGTTACCTGGTGCTGCGCAAGGTCCAGTCGCCGGCCGCGCTGCCGGGCATCCTCACCGCCCTGCGCATCGCGGTACCCGCCGCGCTGCTGGGCACGGTGATCGGTGAGTTCATGGGCCAGGAACGGGGCCTGGGCGCGGCGCTCGTCGTCGCACAGCAGTCCAGCGACGTGGAGCGTACCTGGGGCATCACGCTCGTGTGCGCCACGGTGGCACTGATCGGGTTCCTCGGGGTCGGCCTCGTGGAGCGCCTCGCCACCCCGTGGGCCGTGCAAGCACGGGAGGCACCATGA
- a CDS encoding class I SAM-dependent methyltransferase: MTQSMTAPPEQFHFGIDYIREHFGSNVALATQQMAHNRYRSNLQPLVDHIFASLELTGRESLLDVGCGNGFILRDIVSRMRDGGRVVALDISPAMLELAKRNVTVAWVPLEFTEGNANDLSRYADGAFDRVMANYIFHYIDEPDTVLSELRRVTAADGRALVTIEARHSMPEMYAMHFEAMERVGFPADFIGRLPRGRRGVMTLDNTAEYAAKHFSSVEERPYADALRFATPEPFMNFYVAGHRYCGALPKADDTIPRELFDALHADVERQVSARIAERGYFELTKHNSVFVCS; encoded by the coding sequence ATGACGCAGAGCATGACCGCCCCGCCGGAGCAGTTCCACTTCGGGATCGACTACATCCGCGAGCACTTCGGCAGCAACGTGGCACTCGCCACCCAGCAGATGGCCCACAACCGCTACCGGTCGAACCTCCAGCCCTTGGTCGACCACATCTTCGCGTCCTTGGAGCTGACCGGGCGTGAGTCCCTGCTCGACGTCGGATGCGGCAACGGTTTCATCCTGCGCGACATCGTCAGCAGGATGCGCGACGGCGGGCGCGTGGTGGCGCTGGACATCTCCCCGGCCATGCTGGAGCTGGCGAAGCGCAACGTGACCGTCGCGTGGGTCCCGCTGGAGTTCACCGAGGGCAACGCCAACGATCTCTCCCGCTACGCCGACGGCGCCTTCGACCGGGTGATGGCCAACTACATCTTCCACTACATCGACGAACCGGACACCGTGCTCTCCGAGTTGCGCCGGGTGACCGCAGCCGACGGGCGCGCGCTGGTGACCATCGAGGCGCGCCACTCGATGCCCGAGATGTACGCGATGCACTTCGAGGCCATGGAGCGGGTCGGCTTCCCCGCCGACTTCATCGGCCGGCTCCCCCGCGGCCGGCGCGGCGTCATGACGCTGGACAACACCGCGGAGTACGCCGCCAAGCACTTCTCCTCGGTCGAGGAGCGGCCCTATGCCGACGCCCTGCGCTTCGCCACGCCCGAGCCGTTCATGAACTTCTACGTCGCGGGCCACCGGTATTGCGGGGCCCTGCCCAAGGCCGACGACACGATCCCGCGGGAACTGTTCGACGCGCTGCACGCCGATGTGGAACGTCAGGTCAGCGCACGCATCGCCGAGCGCGGGTACTTCGAGCTGACCAAGCACAACTCCGTCTTTGTCTGCTCCTGA
- the allB gene encoding allantoinase AllB — MPHPAPYDLLLTGGTVVSHDGRHRHDIAVRDGRIAAVGEGLAARAAGDVRVVDAGGLLVLPGLVDVHVHFREPGMTEKEDFASGTRAAAAGGVTTVVDMPNTVPPVATAEEFRRKLSLVAPKAHVDFGLYGMLGQDNAEEMTAMAELGAMGFKLFMGQTTGDNRCPDDAAIFRGLEAAAAAGLVVGAHAENDHLLRMFIDRLRASGRTDPRAHLVSRPAFVEVEAVTRIVTMATEAGTKLHIHHLSTGAGLRRVRDLRADGHRVSVEALVAHLLFDDSAYDTHGNLIKLNPPIRPAENVAELWAGIARGDVDVIATDHAPHTPSEQAEGDVWCAHGGFIGVETMLPLLLTTAAQGRLSVEDIVRLCSYTPARRWSMPGKGQLAPGFDADFVLVDPDATGAVDPATMHSRHNVTPYEGWPLTGAVVATYLRGESVYDKSGIVGAPRGRHVRPAPAGKR, encoded by the coding sequence ATGCCCCACCCGGCACCGTACGACCTGCTTCTCACGGGCGGAACCGTCGTCTCGCACGACGGCCGCCACCGACACGACATCGCCGTCCGGGACGGCCGGATAGCCGCCGTCGGCGAGGGCCTGGCGGCCCGGGCAGCCGGAGACGTCCGCGTGGTCGACGCCGGCGGGCTGCTCGTACTGCCCGGCCTGGTGGACGTCCACGTCCACTTCCGCGAGCCCGGCATGACCGAGAAGGAGGACTTCGCCAGCGGTACCCGAGCCGCTGCGGCCGGCGGCGTCACCACGGTCGTGGACATGCCCAACACCGTTCCCCCGGTGGCGACCGCGGAGGAGTTCCGGCGCAAGCTGAGCCTGGTGGCGCCGAAGGCACATGTCGACTTCGGGCTCTACGGCATGCTCGGCCAGGACAACGCCGAGGAGATGACCGCTATGGCCGAGCTGGGCGCCATGGGCTTCAAACTCTTCATGGGGCAGACCACCGGCGACAACCGGTGCCCCGACGACGCGGCGATCTTCCGCGGCCTGGAGGCCGCCGCGGCGGCCGGACTCGTGGTCGGCGCGCACGCGGAGAACGACCACCTGCTCCGCATGTTCATCGACCGGCTGCGGGCCTCCGGCCGTACCGATCCCCGGGCGCACCTGGTCAGCCGGCCGGCTTTCGTCGAGGTGGAGGCCGTGACCCGGATCGTCACCATGGCCACCGAGGCGGGCACCAAGCTCCACATCCACCACCTGTCCACCGGTGCCGGACTGCGCCGCGTGCGCGACCTGCGCGCCGACGGTCACCGGGTCAGCGTGGAAGCCCTCGTGGCCCACCTGCTGTTCGACGACAGCGCCTACGACACCCACGGAAACCTCATCAAGCTCAACCCACCGATCCGGCCGGCCGAGAACGTCGCCGAGCTGTGGGCCGGAATCGCCCGCGGCGACGTGGACGTCATCGCCACCGACCATGCCCCCCACACCCCCTCCGAACAAGCCGAAGGCGACGTCTGGTGCGCGCACGGCGGCTTCATCGGGGTCGAGACGATGCTGCCGCTGCTGCTCACCACCGCCGCACAGGGCCGCCTGTCCGTCGAGGACATCGTCAGGCTGTGCTCCTACACCCCCGCCCGGCGCTGGTCGATGCCCGGCAAGGGACAGCTGGCCCCCGGCTTCGACGCCGACTTCGTGCTCGTGGACCCTGACGCCACCGGGGCGGTGGACCCGGCCACGATGCACTCCCGGCACAACGTCACTCCGTACGAGGGCTGGCCGCTGACCGGTGCGGTGGTCGCCACCTACCTGCGCGGAGAATCGGTGTACGACAAGAGCGGGATCGTCGGCGCACCGCGTGGCCGCCACGTGCGCCCGGCCCCGGCAGGCAAGAGGTGA
- a CDS encoding dCTP deaminase, protein MILTGAAITEAVRTGDIVVDPFDSARVNPNSYNYRLGAEIHEVVTSGEAVPAARHVPLVPHEGRCLLRKGHLYLGHTLERIGSRRYVTSLIGRSSIGRLGLFVQLSADLGHQGAVHRWTLELLPAMDIYVYPGQVIGQVSFWNIQGVPAPYAGWYGRHDVPMPSKLHTPPTRTEESP, encoded by the coding sequence GTGATCCTCACCGGCGCGGCCATCACGGAGGCCGTGCGCACCGGAGACATCGTGGTCGATCCGTTCGACAGCGCACGGGTGAACCCCAACAGCTACAACTACCGCCTCGGGGCGGAGATCCACGAGGTGGTGACCTCCGGCGAGGCCGTGCCGGCGGCCCGCCATGTACCGCTCGTACCGCACGAGGGCCGGTGTCTGCTGCGCAAGGGGCACCTCTACCTCGGGCACACCCTGGAACGCATCGGCAGCCGGCGGTACGTGACTTCGCTCATCGGGCGCAGTTCCATCGGCCGGCTGGGGCTGTTCGTCCAGCTCTCGGCGGATCTGGGTCATCAGGGCGCAGTTCACCGCTGGACGCTGGAACTGCTGCCGGCGATGGACATCTACGTGTACCCGGGCCAGGTCATCGGCCAGGTCTCGTTCTGGAACATCCAGGGCGTCCCGGCCCCGTACGCCGGCTGGTACGGGCGCCACGACGTGCCGATGCCCTCGAAACTCCACACACCCCCCACGAGAACAGAAGAGTCGCCGTGA
- the dcd gene encoding dCTP deaminase — protein sequence MILSGPEIRRQVKNDVITVTPFNPDHLNPNSIDLTLENTVLRYRSPVIDPREEQEVEEVTIPSTGLLLDPLGFCLGASRETVGSTAYVPMVHAKSSTARAGLFVHVTADLIDIGSLGTVTFQLFSTLPLTVYPGMRIAQMTFWRPQGDITLYTGKYQGSKGPKKSMIFRDPFWQSLPVGR from the coding sequence GTGATTCTCAGCGGACCCGAAATCAGACGGCAGGTGAAGAACGACGTCATCACCGTCACGCCGTTCAACCCCGATCACCTCAACCCCAACAGCATCGATCTGACCCTGGAGAACACCGTCCTGCGCTATCGCAGCCCGGTGATCGACCCGCGGGAGGAGCAGGAGGTCGAGGAGGTGACCATTCCCTCCACCGGACTGCTGCTGGACCCGCTGGGCTTCTGCCTGGGCGCATCCCGCGAGACCGTGGGCAGCACCGCGTACGTACCCATGGTGCACGCGAAGTCCAGTACGGCCAGGGCCGGGCTGTTCGTCCATGTGACGGCCGATCTCATCGACATCGGGTCGCTGGGCACCGTCACGTTCCAGCTCTTCTCGACCCTGCCGCTCACGGTGTACCCGGGGATGCGCATCGCCCAGATGACCTTCTGGCGGCCCCAGGGCGACATCACCCTCTACACGGGGAAGTACCAGGGCTCCAAAGGGCCGAAGAAGTCGATGATCTTCCGCGATCCCTTCTGGCAGTCGCTGCCCGTCGGCCGGTGA
- a CDS encoding phosphotransferase family protein: MSSFERYLVARYPRARVSRLSTSNNSVFLVDDAGRQLVAKHLTDTDIPLSYLADSNEALARSVPVQRIHHVLDRAQGDPFDGTLAEYVPGTDLATVLAGNGRAPAPQELAAYLGRFLLACRQLPRMHDGYGPYKRTAPELASHEEFVVGYAARYWGRARPFYEGTRTGDAVDAWVEHGLRAALRRNPAPHAVVPIDANLKNFILTPERRIIALNVPIAAVSTPAHAVAAVGAHLRHRPYHAAFLNEVLASQCPADAEMVPHFELWALLGILSFYAVRHPLERDSWRDWGSPVLLDEDFRGLVHDLLQKRATR, from the coding sequence ATGTCCAGTTTCGAGAGGTATCTCGTGGCCCGGTACCCGCGGGCGCGCGTGAGCCGGCTCAGCACGTCGAACAACTCCGTCTTCCTGGTGGACGACGCGGGCCGGCAGCTCGTGGCCAAGCACCTCACGGACACCGATATCCCGCTCTCCTATCTGGCCGACTCCAATGAGGCGCTCGCCCGTTCGGTCCCGGTGCAGCGGATCCACCATGTCCTCGACCGGGCGCAGGGGGATCCGTTCGACGGGACGCTGGCCGAATACGTGCCCGGCACGGACCTGGCCACCGTGCTCGCCGGGAACGGGCGGGCGCCGGCGCCGCAGGAACTGGCCGCCTACCTCGGACGCTTCCTGCTGGCGTGCCGTCAGCTGCCTCGGATGCACGACGGCTACGGCCCGTACAAGCGGACGGCGCCGGAGCTTGCCTCGCACGAGGAGTTCGTCGTGGGGTACGCCGCCCGCTACTGGGGGCGGGCCCGGCCCTTCTACGAGGGCACGCGGACCGGCGACGCCGTCGACGCCTGGGTGGAGCACGGGCTGCGCGCGGCGCTGCGGCGTAATCCGGCCCCCCACGCCGTCGTTCCCATCGACGCCAACCTCAAGAACTTCATCCTCACCCCCGAGCGGCGGATCATCGCGCTCAATGTGCCGATCGCCGCCGTGTCCACCCCGGCGCACGCGGTGGCGGCGGTCGGCGCCCATCTGCGGCACCGTCCGTACCACGCGGCCTTCCTCAATGAGGTGCTGGCGAGCCAGTGCCCGGCGGACGCGGAGATGGTGCCGCACTTCGAACTGTGGGCCCTGCTCGGCATCCTGTCCTTCTACGCCGTGCGCCACCCCCTGGAGCGCGACAGCTGGCGCGACTGGGGGTCGCCGGTCCTGCTGGACGAGGACTTCCGCGGCCTGGTCCACGACCTGCTGCAGAAACGGGCGACCCGGTGA
- a CDS encoding GntR family transcriptional regulator codes for MTTTTRERVYRFLRQQITTGEYAGGIRLVEEQIAEELGVSRTPVREALQRLTSEGLVMRIRRGQLVVVSVDAEARAELHLLRVAFDEVAARSLTAKAARVDWAPLYALLDPLEAALRKHGIGSPQFSMAHLDLHMAINRAAFSETTSSFLQRQAFLYPTDDYVQQPGHEPVSQHRALLDDLASGDPERAVTAVRVHALRGHGNTTLTE; via the coding sequence ATGACGACCACCACACGGGAGCGGGTGTACCGCTTCCTGCGGCAGCAGATCACCACCGGGGAGTACGCGGGAGGCATCCGCCTGGTCGAGGAGCAGATCGCGGAGGAACTGGGCGTCAGCCGCACTCCGGTGCGCGAGGCGCTGCAGCGGCTGACCAGCGAAGGGCTGGTCATGCGGATCCGGCGCGGCCAGCTCGTCGTCGTCAGTGTCGACGCCGAGGCACGGGCCGAGCTCCACCTGCTGCGGGTCGCCTTCGACGAAGTGGCTGCCCGCAGCCTCACCGCCAAGGCGGCGCGAGTGGACTGGGCGCCGCTCTACGCGCTGCTGGACCCGCTGGAGGCGGCCCTGCGGAAGCACGGCATCGGCAGCCCCCAGTTCTCCATGGCCCACCTCGATCTGCACATGGCGATCAACCGGGCTGCCTTCTCCGAGACCACCTCGTCGTTCCTGCAACGGCAGGCATTCCTCTACCCGACGGACGACTACGTCCAGCAGCCGGGACACGAGCCGGTCTCCCAGCACCGGGCGCTGCTCGACGACCTCGCGAGCGGCGACCCGGAACGCGCCGTCACCGCCGTACGCGTCCACGCACTGCGCGGCCATGGCAACACCACGCTCACGGAATGA
- a CDS encoding ABC transporter permease — translation MTSPYLPSRLRLAARGALVLLGSVTAIVAGWMIFLQTVEVSPYVAKSPLDVWNYLSVAEHRAAMWPLLGRTLTDAALGFASGLLLAAAVSTLLAFSRPLEEMFLPTLTTLRAIPMVTLAPIIVLALGRGTAGTAFIGAAVVFVPALLTMLQGLRAAPRADLDVCRAFGGSAWTAYVKVGLPHAVPTWFTAARITVTTSIVGALLAEWLASGAGLGGQMMRDANEFQFARLWSSVVVLTAVCVAVHQVLALLERAVSSRMTATR, via the coding sequence ATGACCAGCCCGTACCTCCCGAGCAGGCTCCGCCTCGCCGCGCGCGGCGCGCTCGTCCTCCTCGGCAGCGTGACCGCCATCGTCGCCGGCTGGATGATCTTCCTGCAGACGGTGGAGGTGAGCCCGTACGTCGCCAAGTCGCCGCTCGACGTGTGGAACTACCTGTCCGTCGCGGAGCACCGCGCCGCCATGTGGCCACTGCTGGGACGCACCCTCACCGACGCAGCCCTCGGTTTCGCCTCCGGGTTGCTGCTGGCCGCCGCCGTCTCCACCCTCCTGGCCTTCTCCCGTCCCCTGGAGGAGATGTTCCTCCCGACCCTGACCACGTTGCGGGCCATACCCATGGTGACACTCGCCCCGATCATCGTGCTGGCCCTGGGGCGCGGCACGGCAGGGACGGCGTTCATCGGCGCCGCGGTCGTCTTCGTCCCCGCCCTGCTGACGATGCTGCAGGGGCTCCGGGCCGCCCCGCGGGCCGATCTGGACGTGTGCCGCGCATTCGGCGGCTCCGCATGGACGGCCTACGTCAAGGTCGGCCTTCCGCATGCCGTCCCCACCTGGTTCACCGCCGCGCGCATCACTGTGACCACGTCCATCGTCGGCGCGCTGCTCGCCGAATGGCTCGCCTCCGGTGCCGGCCTCGGCGGCCAGATGATGCGGGACGCCAACGAGTTCCAGTTCGCCCGCCTCTGGTCCTCGGTGGTCGTCCTGACCGCCGTCTGTGTGGCGGTCCACCAAGTGCTCGCACTTCTCGAACGTGCCGTCTCCTCCCGCATGACCGCCACGCGTTGA
- a CDS encoding cytidine deaminase produces MTTPHSPRIALFGLPGAGKSTTAALLRHALEERGERAAVVRIAAPLYDVQHAFHERIGSPLAEDRQDGALLNFLGSHFRRTAPGFLLEDFRQRCADALAAGADVLICDDARPVDAGELSAQGFTLVRISAPDALRRARKSARGDRTGGDDIHPTEAGVLDVEPDHRIVNDGDLAQLERLIASLLADLNGDPVDGRLGAAAPSGERDRLRSLFDRAARLITPHYAENRHQIGAVILTADGRTFTGLHIEAMVGRASVCAEAVALGKAREAGATDLRLVLAVRHPKPSEEDRRIRPVPPCGLCRELLLDYGPDIRAVIGAPDDLSVVPMKQLLPSKYVGTKWNTPGTAPAAPVLRHG; encoded by the coding sequence ATGACCACCCCTCACTCCCCACGCATCGCGCTGTTCGGGCTCCCCGGCGCGGGCAAGTCCACCACGGCCGCCCTGCTGCGGCACGCACTGGAAGAGCGCGGCGAGCGTGCCGCCGTCGTCCGGATCGCCGCCCCGCTGTACGACGTGCAGCACGCGTTCCACGAGCGGATCGGCAGCCCGCTGGCGGAGGACCGCCAGGACGGCGCCCTGCTGAACTTCCTCGGCTCGCATTTCCGGCGGACCGCGCCGGGCTTCCTGCTGGAGGACTTCCGGCAGCGCTGCGCGGACGCTCTCGCGGCGGGGGCCGACGTCCTCATCTGCGACGACGCCCGCCCCGTGGATGCGGGCGAGTTGTCCGCGCAGGGGTTCACCCTGGTGCGGATCAGCGCGCCGGATGCCCTGCGCCGGGCCCGGAAGTCCGCGCGCGGCGACCGTACCGGCGGGGACGACATCCACCCGACGGAGGCCGGCGTTCTCGACGTCGAGCCCGACCACCGGATCGTCAACGACGGTGACCTCGCTCAGTTGGAGCGTCTGATCGCCTCGCTGCTCGCGGACCTGAACGGCGACCCGGTTGACGGCCGGCTCGGCGCGGCAGCGCCGTCCGGTGAGCGGGACCGGCTCCGGTCCCTGTTCGACAGGGCGGCGCGCCTCATCACCCCCCACTACGCGGAGAACCGCCACCAGATCGGCGCGGTCATCCTGACGGCGGACGGCCGGACCTTCACCGGCCTGCACATCGAGGCCATGGTCGGGCGGGCCTCGGTGTGCGCCGAGGCCGTCGCACTCGGCAAGGCGCGGGAGGCGGGTGCGACGGACCTGCGGCTGGTGCTCGCGGTACGCCACCCCAAACCCAGTGAGGAGGACCGGCGCATCCGTCCGGTCCCGCCCTGCGGTCTCTGCCGGGAACTGCTCCTGGACTACGGTCCGGACATCCGGGCGGTCATCGGGGCACCGGACGACCTGAGCGTCGTCCCGATGAAGCAGCTGCTGCCGTCCAAGTACGTGGGGACCAAGTGGAATACGCCCGGTACCGCGCCGGCCGCACCCGTGCTCCGGCACGGCTGA